In Pseudomonas putida, a genomic segment contains:
- the prpC gene encoding 2-methylcitrate synthase, protein MAEAKVLSGAGLRGQVAGQTALSTVGQAGAGLTYRGYDVRDLAAGAEFEEVAYLLLYGELPSKAELADYKHKLKGLRDLPQALKEVLERIPRDAHPMDVMRTGCSVLGTLEPELTFEQQRDKTDRLLALFPAVMCYWYRFTHHGVRIDCTSDEDTLGGHFLHLLHGKKPCELHVKVMNVSLILYAEHEFNASTFTARVCASTLSDLYSCITAAIGSLRGPLHGGANEAAMELIERFQTPQEATAELLRMLERKDKIMGFGHAIYKESDPRNEVIKGWSKQLAEAVGDSVLYPVSEAIDKTMWEQKRLFPNADFYHASAYHFMGIPTKLFTPIFVCSRLTGWAAHVYEQRANNRIIRPSAEYTGVEQRQFVPIDKR, encoded by the coding sequence ATGGCCGAAGCAAAAGTACTCAGTGGCGCTGGCCTGCGTGGCCAGGTGGCCGGGCAGACCGCACTGTCCACGGTCGGCCAGGCCGGCGCCGGCCTGACCTACCGGGGCTACGACGTCCGAGACCTGGCGGCCGGCGCCGAATTCGAAGAGGTGGCCTACCTGCTGCTGTACGGCGAACTGCCGAGCAAGGCCGAGCTGGCCGACTACAAGCACAAGCTCAAGGGCCTGCGTGATCTGCCGCAGGCACTGAAGGAAGTCCTGGAGCGCATCCCACGCGACGCCCACCCGATGGATGTGATGCGTACCGGTTGCTCGGTGCTGGGCACCCTGGAGCCCGAGCTGACCTTCGAGCAGCAACGCGACAAGACCGACCGCCTGCTGGCACTGTTCCCGGCGGTGATGTGCTACTGGTACCGCTTCACCCACCACGGCGTGCGTATCGACTGCACCAGCGACGAAGACACCCTGGGCGGTCACTTCCTGCACCTGCTGCATGGCAAGAAGCCCTGCGAGTTGCACGTCAAGGTGATGAACGTGTCGCTGATCCTCTACGCCGAGCACGAATTCAACGCTTCTACCTTCACCGCCCGGGTCTGCGCCTCGACCCTGTCCGACCTGTATTCCTGCATCACCGCGGCCATCGGCTCGCTGCGTGGCCCGCTGCATGGCGGTGCCAACGAGGCGGCGATGGAACTGATCGAGCGCTTCCAGACCCCGCAGGAAGCCACTGCCGAACTGCTGCGCATGCTCGAGCGCAAAGACAAGATCATGGGCTTCGGCCATGCCATCTACAAAGAGTCCGACCCGCGTAACGAGGTGATCAAGGGTTGGTCGAAACAACTGGCCGAAGCAGTGGGCGACAGCGTCCTGTACCCGGTCTCCGAGGCCATCGACAAGACCATGTGGGAGCAGAAGCGCCTGTTCCCCAACGCCGACTTCTACCATGCCTCGGCGTACCACTTCATGGGCATCCCGACCAAGCTGTTCACCCCGATCTTCGTCTGCTCGCGCCTGACCGGCTGGGCGGCGCACGTCTACGAGCAGCGCGCCAACAACCGCATCATCCGTCCGAGCGCCGAGTACACCGGCGTCGAGCAGCGCCAGTTCGTGCCGATCGACAAGCGCTGA
- the acnD gene encoding Fe/S-dependent 2-methylisocitrate dehydratase AcnD, whose amino-acid sequence MNTTYRKALPGTDLDFFDARAAVEAIKPGAYDGLPYTSRVLAENLVRRCDPATLDASLGQLIERKRDLDFPWFPARVVCHDILGQTALVDLAGLRDAIADKGGDPAQVNPVVPVQLIVDHSLAVECGGFDPQAFDKNRAIEDRRNEDRFHFINWTKKAFKNVDVIQPGNGIMHQINLEKMSPVIHNDRGVAYPDTCVGTDSHTPHVDALGVIAIGVGGLEAENVMLGRASWMRLPEIVGVELSGKLAANITATDLVLALTEFLRKQKVVGAYLEFYGEGARALTLGDRATISNMAPEYGATAAMFAIDQQTIDYLKLTGREEQQVQLVETYAKATGLWADSLANAEYERVLHFDLSSVVRNMAGPSNPHARVATSDLAAKGIAGAWEEVPGQMPDGAVIIAAITSCTNTSNPRNVIAAGLLARNANKLGLARKPWVKSSLAPGSKAVQLYLEEAGLEKELEQLGFGIVAFACTTCNGMSGALDPVIQQEIIDRDLYATAVLSGNRNFDGRIHPYAKQAFLASPPLVVAYAIAGTIRFDIEKDVLGVVDGKEIRLKDIWPSDAEIDEVVRAAVKPEQFRKVYIPMFAIEEDRGPKVAPLYEWRPMSTYIRRPPYWEGALAGERTLRGMRPLAVLPDNITTDHLSPSNAIMLDSAAGEYLAKMGLPEEDFNSYATHRGDHLTAQRATFANPKLFNEMVRNEDGSVKQGSLARIEPEGKVTRMWEAIETYMERKQPLIIVAGADYGQGSSRDWAAKGVRLAGVEAIVAEGFERIHRTNLVGMGVLPLEFKPGTDRKTLGLDGTETYDVLGERKPRATLALVVTRRNGERLEVPVTCRLDTAEEVSIYEAGGVLQRFAQDFLEASA is encoded by the coding sequence ATGAACACCACATACCGTAAAGCCCTGCCAGGCACCGACCTGGACTTCTTCGATGCCCGTGCGGCAGTCGAGGCGATCAAGCCCGGCGCCTACGATGGCCTGCCGTACACCTCCCGGGTGCTCGCCGAAAACCTGGTGCGCCGCTGCGACCCGGCAACCCTCGACGCCTCCCTCGGCCAGCTCATCGAGCGCAAGCGCGATCTCGATTTCCCGTGGTTCCCGGCGCGTGTGGTGTGCCATGACATCCTCGGCCAGACCGCGCTGGTCGACCTCGCCGGCCTGCGTGACGCCATCGCCGACAAGGGGGGCGATCCGGCCCAGGTCAACCCGGTGGTACCGGTGCAACTGATCGTCGATCACTCGTTGGCCGTGGAATGCGGCGGCTTCGACCCGCAGGCGTTCGACAAGAACCGCGCCATCGAGGACCGTCGCAACGAAGACCGCTTCCATTTCATCAACTGGACCAAGAAGGCCTTCAAGAACGTCGACGTGATCCAGCCCGGCAACGGCATCATGCACCAGATCAACCTGGAGAAGATGTCGCCGGTGATCCACAACGACCGCGGTGTGGCCTACCCGGACACCTGTGTCGGCACCGACAGCCACACCCCGCATGTCGACGCCCTGGGCGTGATCGCCATCGGCGTGGGCGGCCTGGAAGCCGAGAACGTGATGCTCGGCCGCGCCTCGTGGATGCGCCTGCCGGAAATCGTCGGCGTCGAACTGAGTGGCAAGCTGGCAGCGAACATCACCGCCACCGACCTGGTGCTGGCCCTGACCGAGTTCCTGCGCAAGCAGAAAGTGGTCGGCGCCTATCTCGAATTCTACGGTGAAGGCGCCCGCGCGCTGACCTTGGGCGACCGCGCCACCATCTCCAACATGGCACCGGAATACGGCGCCACCGCCGCGATGTTCGCCATCGACCAGCAGACCATCGACTACCTCAAGCTTACCGGCCGCGAAGAGCAACAGGTACAGCTGGTAGAAACCTACGCCAAGGCCACCGGCCTGTGGGCCGACAGCCTGGCCAACGCTGAATACGAGCGGGTGTTGCACTTCGATCTGTCCAGCGTGGTGCGCAACATGGCCGGCCCGTCCAACCCGCATGCCCGCGTGGCGACCAGCGACCTGGCGGCCAAAGGCATTGCCGGCGCCTGGGAAGAAGTGCCGGGGCAGATGCCCGACGGCGCGGTGATCATTGCCGCCATCACCAGTTGCACCAACACCAGCAACCCACGCAACGTGATCGCCGCCGGTCTGCTGGCCCGCAACGCCAACAAGCTCGGCCTGGCTCGCAAGCCCTGGGTCAAGTCGTCCTTGGCGCCCGGCTCCAAGGCCGTGCAGCTCTACCTGGAAGAGGCAGGGCTGGAGAAGGAGCTGGAGCAACTGGGCTTCGGCATCGTCGCCTTCGCCTGCACCACCTGCAATGGCATGTCCGGTGCGCTCGATCCGGTGATCCAGCAGGAAATCATCGACCGCGACTTGTACGCGACTGCGGTGCTGTCGGGGAACCGCAACTTCGACGGGCGCATCCACCCGTATGCCAAGCAGGCGTTCCTGGCTTCGCCACCGCTGGTGGTGGCCTACGCGATTGCCGGCACCATCCGCTTCGATATCGAGAAGGATGTGCTGGGCGTGGTCGATGGCAAAGAGATCCGCCTCAAGGATATCTGGCCGAGCGACGCCGAAATCGACGAAGTGGTACGCGCCGCGGTCAAGCCCGAGCAGTTCCGCAAGGTCTATATCCCAATGTTCGCCATCGAGGAGGATCGTGGGCCGAAGGTGGCGCCGCTGTACGAATGGCGCCCGATGAGCACCTACATCCGTCGTCCACCCTATTGGGAGGGCGCCCTTGCCGGGGAGCGTACCCTGCGTGGCATGCGTCCGCTGGCGGTGCTGCCGGACAACATCACCACCGACCACCTGTCGCCCTCCAACGCCATCATGCTCGACAGCGCTGCCGGCGAATACCTGGCGAAGATGGGCCTGCCGGAAGAGGACTTCAACTCCTACGCCACTCACCGCGGCGACCACCTGACCGCGCAGCGCGCCACCTTTGCCAACCCCAAGCTGTTCAACGAAATGGTGCGCAATGAAGATGGCAGCGTGAAGCAGGGTTCGCTGGCGCGCATCGAGCCGGAAGGCAAGGTGACGCGCATGTGGGAGGCCATCGAGACGTACATGGAGCGCAAGCAGCCGTTGATCATCGTCGCCGGTGCCGACTACGGCCAGGGTTCGTCGCGTGACTGGGCGGCCAAGGGGGTGCGCCTGGCGGGGGTGGAAGCCATCGTCGCCGAGGGCTTCGAACGTATTCACCGCACCAATCTGGTGGGCATGGGCGTGTTGCCCCTGGAGTTCAAACCAGGCACCGACCGCAAGACCCTCGGCCTGGACGGCACCGAAACCTACGACGTCCTGGGTGAGCGCAAGCCGCGTGCGACCCTGGCCCTGGTGGTGACGCGCAGGAATGGCGAGCGCCTCGAGGTGCCTGTGACCTGCCGCCTGGATACTGCCGAGGAAGTGTCGATCTACGAGGCCGGTGGTGTGTTGCAGCGCTTTGCCCAGGATTTCCTCGAGGCCTCGGCCTGA
- the prpF gene encoding 2-methylaconitate cis-trans isomerase PrpF encodes MAYAPQIKIPATYIRGGTSKGVFFRLQDLPERAQVPGPARDALLLRVIGSPDPYGKQIDGMGGATSSTSKTVILAKSTRPEHDVDYLFGQVAIDKAFVDWSGNCGNLSAAVGSFAISGGLVDPARVPRNGMATVRIWQANIGKTIIAHVPITDGDVQETGDFELDGVTFPAAEVQLEFLDPAADEDGGGGAMFPTGNLVDDLELPGIGTFKATLINAGIPTIFVNAADIGYTGTELQDAINGDAQALQRFEIIRAHGAVRMGLIEHVDQAAGRQHTPKVAFVAPPSAYTASSGKAVEADDIDLVVRALSMGKLHHAMMGTAAVAIGTAAAIPGTLVNLAAGGGARSAVRFGHPSGTLRVGAEARQVNGEWTVTKAIMSRSARVLMEGWVRVPGDCF; translated from the coding sequence ATGGCATACGCACCACAAATCAAGATCCCCGCCACCTACATCCGCGGCGGCACCAGCAAGGGCGTGTTCTTCCGCCTACAGGACCTGCCCGAGCGCGCCCAGGTCCCCGGCCCGGCCCGCGACGCACTGTTGCTGCGGGTGATCGGTAGCCCCGACCCTTACGGCAAGCAGATCGACGGCATGGGGGGCGCTACCTCCAGCACCAGCAAGACCGTGATCCTGGCAAAAAGCACCCGGCCCGAGCACGACGTCGACTACCTGTTCGGCCAGGTCGCCATCGACAAGGCCTTCGTCGACTGGAGCGGCAATTGCGGCAACCTCTCCGCTGCGGTCGGCTCGTTTGCCATCAGTGGCGGCCTGGTCGACCCCGCTCGCGTCCCGCGCAATGGCATGGCTACCGTGCGCATCTGGCAGGCCAACATCGGCAAGACCATCATCGCCCACGTGCCGATCACTGACGGTGACGTGCAGGAAACCGGTGATTTCGAGCTTGACGGCGTGACCTTCCCGGCGGCCGAGGTGCAGCTTGAATTCCTCGACCCGGCTGCCGACGAAGACGGTGGCGGCGGGGCGATGTTCCCCACCGGCAACCTGGTGGACGACCTCGAACTGCCGGGTATCGGCACCTTCAAGGCTACGTTGATCAACGCCGGTATCCCGACCATCTTCGTCAATGCGGCGGACATCGGCTACACCGGCACCGAGTTGCAGGACGCGATCAATGGTGATGCCCAGGCCCTGCAGCGTTTCGAGATCATCCGTGCCCATGGTGCGGTGCGCATGGGCCTGATCGAGCACGTCGACCAGGCTGCCGGGCGTCAGCACACGCCCAAGGTCGCGTTCGTCGCGCCACCGAGCGCCTACACTGCCTCCAGTGGCAAGGCTGTCGAGGCCGATGACATCGACCTGGTGGTGCGCGCGTTGTCCATGGGCAAGCTGCACCACGCGATGATGGGCACTGCCGCGGTGGCCATCGGTACCGCTGCAGCCATTCCGGGGACGTTGGTGAACCTCGCCGCCGGCGGAGGAGCGCGCAGCGCGGTGCGCTTCGGGCATCCCTCCGGCACCTTGCGGGTCGGGGCCGAGGCTCGCCAGGTGAATGGCGAGTGGACGGTGACCAAGGCCATCATGAGCCGCAGTGCTCGGGTGTTGATGGAAGGCTGGGTGAGGGTGCCTGGCGATTGCTTCTGA